The DNA sequence CCAAAACAATTAGGAGGACTGCAATTATGGCTAAAAAAGATTATGACCAGTTAGCGAAAGATGTTGTAGCGCATGTGGGCGGCAAAGAGAATATCGTCGATGTGACGAATTGCATGACGCGTTTACGCTTTGTGCTGAAGGACGATGCCGCCGCAAATGAATCGGCGTTGAAGCAATTGAAGCAAGTCAAAGGCATCATGAACCAGGGCGGGCAATACCAAGTCATCATCGGCACGGAAGTATCGGATATCACTCCGGTCGTACGCGAATACATCGGATCGGAAAATGTAACCGCAACCGCGGAGAAGTCCAAAGCAAAAGCGGGCAGCCTTTTCGACCGATTCTTCAAGGTGATCAGCGGCTGCATTTCACCGATGCTCGGCGTGATGGTCGGATCGGGGATGATCAAAGGTGTACTGGCGATATTGGTGACTTTCGGATTATTGACAAACACAAGCGGCACTTATTTGGCTTTTTACGCAGCAGCAGATGCAGTATTGTATTTCATGCCGATCCTGGTCGGTTTCAGCGCAGGGCGCGTTTTCAAATCCAATCAGTACATCGGAGCGATTGTTGGCGCAGCCATCATGTATCCTTCGATCATCACAGCGGTGGCTGAAGGCGCGCCATTGACATTCTTGCGGCTGCCGATGCAGCTCGTCAACTATTCCCAATCGTTGCTGCCGGCTATCGTAGCGGTCTGGGCAGCGTCACATGTCGAAAAATTCTTCAAGAACACTTTGCCGCAGATCCTGCAGTTGATGTTCGTGCCGGCTTTGACGCTTGCCATCATCGTCCCATTGACGCTGTTGATCATCGGACCGATCATGAATCTCGTTTCCTCAACGCTTTCGACTGCTGTATTGGGCATCTTCAACATGAGCCCGATCATCGGCGGCATCCTGTTCGGTGCTTTCTGGCAATTGATGGTCCTGCTGGGGCTGCACGCGGCATTCATCCCGGTGCTGATCAACAATCTGATCACTTTGGGAAGCGACCCTATCAATGCGATCTTGGGACTTACGGTCTGGGCGCTGGCAGGTGTATCGTTGGGTTACGCCTTGAAAGTCAAAGACAAGGAACAAAAATCATTGGGATTCGGTAATCTGGCTTCCTGCTTGTGCGGCGTGACCGAGCCGACCATCTACTCGATCGTCATCCCGAACTTCAAAATATTTTCGGCTGCCTGGATTGGCGGCGGAGTTGCTGGAGGCATCCTGGCAGCATTTGGCGGCAAGATGTACGCATTTGGAGGGGATGGTTTGTTCCGTATCCCGGCTATGATCAATCCGGCAGGTTTGGACATCAGCTTCTACGGTTTCATCGCCTGTGCAGCATTGGCATTGGCAGTATCCGCCGCAATCGCCTATTTCCTTGTCCCAGCTGGAGAAGCACCAAAAGAAAACTAATAATTATGAGAGCAGTGAGTTTATGTTGAAAACTATTACAGGACCGATCGAAAAATTACCGAATCATTTCTACCCGTTCTTTTGGCAGCACGGGGAAGACGAAGAAACACTTGTGACCTATGTGGAGAAGATCCATCAATCCGGCATGCGGGCGGTCTGCGTTGAATCGCGGCCGCACCCGGATTTTGTCGGGGATAAGTGGTGGGAAGATCTTGGCATCATCATCCGCGAATGCGAAAAACGCGGCATGAAAATCTGGCTGCTGGATGATTCCCATTTCCCAACAGGCTTCGCCAACGGCCAAATCCGAGACAATTTTCCGGCTTTGGGGAAACAATACTTGTCGATGCGCAGATATGACGTGGCCGGTCCGATGAAGAAAGCGCGGATCGATGCCTCGATGCTGAAGGGACGCCCTTGGAGCAAAGAACGCACGGACGTCATCGAGACACTCGGCGTATACATGGCGAAACGCACTTCAAACTATACGGTCGAGGGGGATCCTATCGATGCAACTACTTTAGTGGATATCACGGACCATTATCAAAACGACACGATCCAACTGGATTTGGAGAAGGGCGCCTGGAGCATTTTCGTCGTCTTCTCTACGCACAGTGGCGGCGAGGAAGCAACGAAGGACTACCTGAACCCGTTGGTGAAGGAAGCCACCCAAGTGCTGGTCGAGGAAGTGTATGAGAAGCATCTGCAACAGGTCGGGGATCACTTCGGCAAAACCATTACCGCCTTCTTCTCAGATGAACCGCGCTTCGGCAACCAGAAGGGAACGGAATCACGGATAGGGAAATTGGATATGGTGTTGCCTTGGCGACCGGGCCTGGAAAAAGAATTGGCTTTCGAACCGATTCTGCTGCCGTTGCTTTGGACTCCTGCCGAGGGAGCGGAAAAAGAAGTGCGCTATACCTATATGGACAAGATCACAACTCTGTACAACGAGAACTTCACGAAAGTGTTGGCTGACTGGTGCGAGGATAAGGGCGTAGCATACCTAGGCCACAACATCGAGGACAATGGCGCGCACGCCAGACTCGGCTATGGCGCCGGCCACTTCTTCCGGGCGCAGGAAGCCCAGCATTTTTCCGGAATCGACGTCATAGGAACGCAAGTTGTTCCGGGCATGCCGTTTCATCACGATGCCTTCCAGACAGGCGGCAGCGACGGCGAATTCTATCATTTTGCCTTGGCAAAGCTAGGCGCTTCGGCAGCGCATCTGACTTCCCACAAAAACGGGCGCGCCATGTGCGAGGCATTCGGCGCCTACGGCTGGAACGAAGGCTTGAAGACGATGAAATGGATCACCGACCACCTGATCGTAAGGGGCATCAATTACCTGGTTCCCCATGCCTTCAGCCCGAAAGAGTTCCCCGATTGGGATTGCCCGCCGCATTTCTACGCCCGCGGCAACAATCCGCAATACCGCTACATGACGCATCTGACAGATTACGCGAACCGCTTGATACACATCTTCTCGGACGGCACCCACCACGCGCCGGTGGCAGTCGCCTATCCGGCAGAGTTCGAATGGGCAGGGGAAGCCATGCCGGTGGAAAGACCGGTCCGCTTGTTGACCGAGGCACAGATCGATATGGATATCGTCAGCTTCGACCATCTGAGGGACGCGCTTGTTATCGACAACAAACTGCGCATTTTGGATGAAACGTTCGAAGCATTGGTCATCCCGTATGCGTCCTACATGCCAAAAGCCATGATGGCGATCCTCGCAAGATTGAAACAGGAAGGATTGCGCATCGTTTTCGTGGACAGCTATCCGGAGAATTTCGAAGCTGCGGTAAAAGAAGGGTATGAAGTAAGTTCGCTGCAGGAATTGCCGAAGCAGCTCGAAGATGTCCGCGAAATGAAACTAGCGCAGCCATTCCGCGAACTTGTCTATTATCATTACGAAAAAGACGGCACCGACTACTGGATGTTCTTCAACGAGAGCATTTCCGAAGAAGTGGATACAACGGTGTCCATTCCTTCCTATCCAGGTGGAAACGGCTATGCGTTCGATGCCTATCACAATCAGGTAAAGGAACTGGAAGTCAGTCAAGAAGGCATCGCGCTGAAATTGGCCCCTCATGAGACAATTGTATGGGTATTTACGGATGAACAGATGCCTGCGAAAGCCGAAGAACCGCAAAAAGAATCGGAAAGAAAACCGATCGAAGCGGAATGGAAAGTCAATTTTGCGGGAGCATTGGCTTACCCAAGCTTCGATTCCGTCACAACATTGCAAAATGGTATTCAGGCCTTGAGTGACCTGAAAGGCTACGACCGTGCCGCAGGGACGGTAGCTTATGAAACGCAGCTGAATGTGAGTGACGCCAATAGCGTTATAGGCCTGGATTTGGGCATGGTTTATGAAATCGCCGAAGTCTTCGTTAATGGCCAAAGCATTGGCACCAAAATTGCGCCGCCTTATGTTTTTGATGCGAACAACAGCTTCCGAGAAGGCAAGAACACCCTGCGCATCGAAGTGACCAATACACTCGGGACGAGCCTTAGGGATCCATTGTCCCAATACTTGCTGATTGAACCTTTCGGGATGACTGAAGAAATAAATCTGATATACGGAATTAAAGTTTAGAAGTCCAAACAAAAGCGGAACGACTGTGTGTTGAAACAGTCGTTCCGCTTTTTTTTTTTGCTTATTTTTAGATTTAGCGAGGGGAAAAGCTCATTTGATTACATCAGCATAAAGGGAACCATTTCTTTCGAACATCCCCTTGGCGTAAGGGCAGCGAGGTATGATTTTTTTGTTTTCCTCTCTGGCCAGTTCCACTACGCAATCAACCAGCTGCGCGGCTATTCCTTGGCCGCGGTAATCGTCATGCACAAAAGTGCGGTCGATGATGATTATGCTGTTATCTGCAATGGAATAGGTGATTTCGCAGATTAAATTTTCGTTTTCATCATTTTTGTAGAAACGTGAGTCTCCGCTATCAAAGTTCATTGCCTAATCTCCTTTTTATTTTTTTGTATTTCTAACACTAAATATCCGGTTTCCATTTCATATTATTCCTACGGTTGAGGCCAGTCAAGAGATTAGCGCTGAATGTGATTGAACCAATCTACAACAACAGCACGATCGCGTTCAATTTTAAAAAGATAATTTCGATAAAAAGAAACTTCTTCTTGTATATCATCAATGTAACGGTATACAATCTAAGAATATTGTAATGATAATTTATTGTTTGGATCGCTGAAACCTAAATAGGGTATAGTTTTATTCATAATTTCTTTATTTGTGGCATGACCGACCGTACATGGTCGATTTTTGATAGCAAGAAAGGGGAAATAATATGTTTTCGAAAAGATTTTATGCAGTCGTATTAACATCTTTGTTCGTTTTTAGCTATACATCAATAACTACTGAGGCAATGGCATCCCAATCATCATCTGAGGCAGCGACAATCCCGAATAACTCGGCCGATTTTCAGGATGTCATCGTCAGATTTAAAGACAAACCGGGTCAGGCGGAATTGCATGCATTTAAGGGGCTTGGTGGTGACATCAGCAATGTCTTCACGATTATTCCTGCGGTTTCCGGAAGACTTCCGGCGAAAGCCATCGAAGCCCTGAAAAATAATCCGCAAGTGGAAGTAGTCGAATTGGATTATACTGTGCGGGCACTCGAATATTCGCCTGAGAACGAGCTTGGGAATAGTTGGGGAGCCGAACATATCAACGCGGATGCAGCCCTTGCAGCCGGTTATTCCGGCGAGGGAGTCAAGGTTGCCGTTTTGGACTCTGGAGTGAATTTCAACCACGCTGACCTAAGCGATAACTTTGTCTTCTCTGCAAATGAATTGGGTTATGATTTTGTTTCGGATGACTTCTTCCCTGAGGATGTTTATGGGCACGGTACCCATGTAGCAGGAATACTTGCTGCAGCGAGCAACGACTTTGGGGTTGTCGGAGTTGCGCCAAACGCACAGATCGTAGCACTCCGAGTTCTGGATAACAACGGGGAAGGTACCGCAAGCACGATCATCGAAGCGCTGCAGTGGATACAGAATTATAATGCCGCGCATCCCGATTCACCGATACGTATCACAAACAACAGTTATGGCACCGGGTCCAATTCGTCTCAGCTTGAGGCCGCTTTTGATGTGTTGGCCAGCTCTGGGGTTCTGCATATAGGCTCGGCAGGAAATGAGGGAAGTGCTGCCGGAAATGGCAATAATGTCGGTTATCCGGCCAGATATGGATCGGTCGTAGCGGTTGCGGCTCTCGACAAAAACAATCTGCGGGCCAGTTTTTCCAGTACGGGCTCGGACGTTGAAATAGCTGCGCCCGGTGTAGCCGTGCTGTCGACATGGAAAGACGGTGTCAACCTATTAGGTCCACAGCCGTTTTCCTTCGCAGGTTACGCAGGAGAGTACTTCATTGAAGCAAACGGAACCTCAATGGCTTCCCCACATGTTGCAGGTGTCGCAGCTTTGCTGATGGCAGCCGATCCGAGCTATACTGCGGAAGCAGTCCGCAATAAAATGAATGAGACAGCCTTGGATTTGGGGGATGCCGGAAAGGATAAGCTATACGGTTACGGACTGGTGGACGCTTCTTCAGCGCTGGGGATGGGCCCGATTAAAAATAATCCCCCTGTCGCGTATGACCAGACTGTTGACACAACGCAAAATACATCTGTAGCTATCACACTCATCGCTACAGATCCAGACGGGGATCCGCTGACCTATACGATTGCATCAGATCCGGCAAACGGAATGGTGAGTGGGTCAGGACCCGATATCACCTATACACCGAACGTTGACTTCACAGGCGTGGATACTTTCACGTATGAAGCAAAAGACAGCACAGGTGCAGCGGCCACTGCAACAGTATCTGTAAATGTTGAACCTGCAGTTTCTCCTGCAAGGACTGTGGATCTGGTTGTGCAGATGGGCGCTACGACCAGAAAAATAAATAAAATAAATTATGTATGGGCTACAGCCAAAGTGAAGGTCATGGAAGCCGGTGGCCAAGTAGCTGACGCAACTGTCACCGGCCACTGGGAAAAAACAATTACAGGTCCTGATTCTGGGAGCACCGGAAAAAGCGGGACGGTATCATTCACATCCGAAAAGTTAGTCCAGTCGACAGAACAAAGAACGTTCACCTTTGTTGTCGATAGTGTAGTTATAGGAGGTGTCAGCTGCAATCTTAGCGGCCAGACGACAAATTCGATAATTAAATGATAAAACATCAAGATATTCTCTTTGCATTGAATAAGGTCGGGACTTCGGTTCCGGCCTTTTTATCTTTCTAGAATATTGTGAAAATAGATCCGTAAAGCTATTAATAAAAATGATAATATAGCGGATTATAATGCGAATTATTTAAAAACCAATAAAAAGTTGAATTTCGGACAATATTTCAGAAAAACTCTATTATATAGGGAAAGAAAGCGGATTCCGTAAAAATAACCCCGTTTGACATGCCAAGTCAACACTCTATAATGAATCATGTTGGTTTGGATGCATTCTGATAAAGAATCTGTACAAACAACGGTAATCAGCCTGAGTCCTTTTGCTAGCTACCAGAAAAATTGCATTCA is a window from the uncultured Trichococcus sp. genome containing:
- a CDS encoding GNAT family N-acetyltransferase, whose product is MNFDSGDSRFYKNDENENLICEITYSIADNSIIIIDRTFVHDDYRGQGIAAQLVDCVVELAREENKKIIPRCPYAKGMFERNGSLYADVIK
- a CDS encoding glycosylhydrolase-like jelly roll fold domain-containing protein; amino-acid sequence: MLKTITGPIEKLPNHFYPFFWQHGEDEETLVTYVEKIHQSGMRAVCVESRPHPDFVGDKWWEDLGIIIRECEKRGMKIWLLDDSHFPTGFANGQIRDNFPALGKQYLSMRRYDVAGPMKKARIDASMLKGRPWSKERTDVIETLGVYMAKRTSNYTVEGDPIDATTLVDITDHYQNDTIQLDLEKGAWSIFVVFSTHSGGEEATKDYLNPLVKEATQVLVEEVYEKHLQQVGDHFGKTITAFFSDEPRFGNQKGTESRIGKLDMVLPWRPGLEKELAFEPILLPLLWTPAEGAEKEVRYTYMDKITTLYNENFTKVLADWCEDKGVAYLGHNIEDNGAHARLGYGAGHFFRAQEAQHFSGIDVIGTQVVPGMPFHHDAFQTGGSDGEFYHFALAKLGASAAHLTSHKNGRAMCEAFGAYGWNEGLKTMKWITDHLIVRGINYLVPHAFSPKEFPDWDCPPHFYARGNNPQYRYMTHLTDYANRLIHIFSDGTHHAPVAVAYPAEFEWAGEAMPVERPVRLLTEAQIDMDIVSFDHLRDALVIDNKLRILDETFEALVIPYASYMPKAMMAILARLKQEGLRIVFVDSYPENFEAAVKEGYEVSSLQELPKQLEDVREMKLAQPFRELVYYHYEKDGTDYWMFFNESISEEVDTTVSIPSYPGGNGYAFDAYHNQVKELEVSQEGIALKLAPHETIVWVFTDEQMPAKAEEPQKESERKPIEAEWKVNFAGALAYPSFDSVTTLQNGIQALSDLKGYDRAAGTVAYETQLNVSDANSVIGLDLGMVYEIAEVFVNGQSIGTKIAPPYVFDANNSFREGKNTLRIEVTNTLGTSLRDPLSQYLLIEPFGMTEEINLIYGIKV
- a CDS encoding S8 family serine peptidase, producing MFSKRFYAVVLTSLFVFSYTSITTEAMASQSSSEAATIPNNSADFQDVIVRFKDKPGQAELHAFKGLGGDISNVFTIIPAVSGRLPAKAIEALKNNPQVEVVELDYTVRALEYSPENELGNSWGAEHINADAALAAGYSGEGVKVAVLDSGVNFNHADLSDNFVFSANELGYDFVSDDFFPEDVYGHGTHVAGILAAASNDFGVVGVAPNAQIVALRVLDNNGEGTASTIIEALQWIQNYNAAHPDSPIRITNNSYGTGSNSSQLEAAFDVLASSGVLHIGSAGNEGSAAGNGNNVGYPARYGSVVAVAALDKNNLRASFSSTGSDVEIAAPGVAVLSTWKDGVNLLGPQPFSFAGYAGEYFIEANGTSMASPHVAGVAALLMAADPSYTAEAVRNKMNETALDLGDAGKDKLYGYGLVDASSALGMGPIKNNPPVAYDQTVDTTQNTSVAITLIATDPDGDPLTYTIASDPANGMVSGSGPDITYTPNVDFTGVDTFTYEAKDSTGAAATATVSVNVEPAVSPARTVDLVVQMGATTRKINKINYVWATAKVKVMEAGGQVADATVTGHWEKTITGPDSGSTGKSGTVSFTSEKLVQSTEQRTFTFVVDSVVIGGVSCNLSGQTTNSIIK
- a CDS encoding PTS transporter subunit EIIC — its product is MAKKDYDQLAKDVVAHVGGKENIVDVTNCMTRLRFVLKDDAAANESALKQLKQVKGIMNQGGQYQVIIGTEVSDITPVVREYIGSENVTATAEKSKAKAGSLFDRFFKVISGCISPMLGVMVGSGMIKGVLAILVTFGLLTNTSGTYLAFYAAADAVLYFMPILVGFSAGRVFKSNQYIGAIVGAAIMYPSIITAVAEGAPLTFLRLPMQLVNYSQSLLPAIVAVWAASHVEKFFKNTLPQILQLMFVPALTLAIIVPLTLLIIGPIMNLVSSTLSTAVLGIFNMSPIIGGILFGAFWQLMVLLGLHAAFIPVLINNLITLGSDPINAILGLTVWALAGVSLGYALKVKDKEQKSLGFGNLASCLCGVTEPTIYSIVIPNFKIFSAAWIGGGVAGGILAAFGGKMYAFGGDGLFRIPAMINPAGLDISFYGFIACAALALAVSAAIAYFLVPAGEAPKEN